In a single window of the Rhodothermales bacterium genome:
- a CDS encoding ABC transporter permease produces the protein MLKNFLVVTLRSLRRNRAYAALNVLGLAVGLACCVLVFLFVRDELSYDRFHPNADRIVRIGTDFEMEGEVRKYVNSQGLLAPALEADLPEVEHAVRVIGGDFVVRVDDAVLQETNVAYVDSTFFLVFDGFRLLSGDPATVLDAPGQAVLSESLARKYFGEAEPIGQTLLDRDQPITVTGVMADPPPQSHLRLDAVVSLSTASDPGWWYRNWFSVNFQTYALLRSGADFAAFEAKLPEFAERRAGEEMAAQGNTFAFRPERLTDVYLRSDRSPEWARGDLGALRIFSAVALFVLLIACVNFTNLATARSLDRAKEVGVRKTLGAQRGQLGAQFLAEAVLLSGVALAVALSLVQLALPAFNTLTEKSLALGDLGWGGPGFVGVALVAGLLAGAYPALMLSGFEPAAVLKGRFSTGRQGVALRQSLVVLQFAISVALIAATAIVFGQLDYMQSRSLGFDAGSDETGQLLAIEFGGDTNVQERLDAIKQRFAEHPNVIGVTSSLTTPTGFHPSAGGEIERPEGGVRDFNIEPYLVDDAFVDLFGIQLVAGRAPGPELISDSLAAYVLNETAVREAGFPSNEAVLGKKASFWGYNGQVVGVVRDFHTRGVQQAVEPVGIVVTDLFQSVITLRVGTADLPRTLDELEAIWADVAPQRPFTARFLDEAFGAQYAAERRFGQVFGILAGLAIFIACLGLFGLAAYAVQQRTKEIGIRKVLGASAQNVVVLLTKDVLALVGVAFVVAVPVVWFGMDRWLDSFAYRLDLGALPFALAGAAALVIALATVSVHTLRAATADPVRSLRHE, from the coding sequence ATGCTCAAGAACTTCCTCGTCGTCACGCTCCGCAGCCTCCGCCGCAACCGGGCGTACGCGGCGCTCAACGTGCTCGGCCTCGCCGTCGGCCTCGCGTGCTGCGTGCTCGTCTTCCTCTTCGTCCGCGACGAGCTGAGCTACGACCGCTTCCACCCCAATGCTGACCGCATCGTACGCATCGGTACCGACTTCGAAATGGAGGGCGAAGTCCGGAAGTACGTCAACTCGCAGGGCCTCCTCGCACCCGCACTCGAAGCGGACCTGCCCGAGGTCGAGCACGCCGTCCGCGTCATCGGCGGGGACTTCGTCGTGCGCGTCGATGATGCGGTGCTCCAAGAGACGAACGTGGCCTATGTGGACTCGACCTTCTTCCTGGTCTTCGACGGCTTCCGCCTCCTGAGCGGCGACCCCGCCACCGTGCTCGACGCGCCCGGCCAGGCCGTGCTCTCCGAATCGCTCGCCCGGAAATACTTCGGGGAGGCCGAACCCATCGGACAGACGCTGCTCGACCGCGACCAGCCCATAACCGTCACCGGGGTCATGGCCGACCCGCCGCCGCAGTCCCACCTCCGCCTCGACGCCGTCGTCTCCCTCTCGACGGCGAGCGACCCCGGCTGGTGGTACCGGAACTGGTTCTCGGTCAATTTCCAGACCTATGCCCTCCTCCGCTCTGGTGCTGACTTCGCCGCTTTCGAGGCCAAGCTCCCCGAGTTTGCCGAGCGCCGGGCAGGCGAGGAGATGGCGGCGCAGGGCAACACGTTCGCATTCCGGCCCGAGCGCCTCACCGATGTCTACCTCCGCTCCGACCGAAGTCCGGAATGGGCACGCGGCGACCTCGGCGCGTTGCGGATCTTCAGCGCCGTGGCCCTCTTCGTGCTCTTGATCGCGTGCGTCAACTTCACGAACCTCGCCACGGCCCGGAGCCTCGACCGCGCGAAAGAGGTCGGCGTGCGGAAGACGCTCGGCGCGCAGCGGGGCCAGCTCGGCGCACAGTTCCTCGCCGAGGCCGTCCTCCTGAGCGGTGTCGCGCTCGCGGTCGCGCTCAGCCTCGTCCAGCTCGCGCTGCCCGCCTTCAACACGCTCACTGAGAAGAGCCTCGCGCTAGGCGATCTCGGGTGGGGCGGCCCCGGTTTCGTCGGCGTCGCGCTCGTGGCGGGCCTCCTCGCCGGGGCGTATCCGGCGCTCATGCTGAGCGGGTTCGAGCCCGCCGCCGTGCTGAAAGGTCGGTTCTCGACGGGTCGGCAGGGCGTCGCGCTGCGGCAGAGCCTCGTCGTGCTCCAGTTTGCGATCTCCGTCGCCCTCATCGCTGCGACGGCGATTGTCTTCGGCCAGCTCGACTACATGCAGAGCCGCAGCCTGGGCTTCGACGCGGGCTCCGACGAGACCGGCCAGTTGCTCGCTATCGAGTTCGGCGGCGACACGAACGTGCAGGAACGCCTCGACGCGATCAAGCAGCGGTTCGCCGAGCACCCCAACGTCATCGGCGTCACGTCGTCCCTCACGACGCCCACGGGGTTCCACCCGAGCGCAGGTGGCGAGATCGAACGGCCGGAAGGCGGGGTGCGCGACTTCAACATCGAGCCCTATCTCGTGGACGACGCGTTCGTCGACCTGTTCGGGATCCAGCTCGTCGCCGGGCGTGCCCCGGGACCCGAGTTGATCTCCGACTCGCTCGCGGCCTACGTGCTCAACGAGACGGCCGTACGCGAGGCCGGCTTCCCCTCGAACGAGGCCGTGCTGGGCAAAAAAGCGTCGTTCTGGGGCTATAACGGTCAGGTCGTCGGCGTCGTCCGGGACTTCCACACGCGCGGCGTGCAGCAGGCCGTCGAGCCCGTCGGGATCGTCGTGACGGACCTGTTCCAGAGCGTGATCACGCTGCGCGTCGGCACGGCAGACCTGCCGCGCACGCTCGACGAGTTGGAAGCCATCTGGGCCGACGTCGCGCCGCAGCGTCCGTTCACGGCCCGATTCCTCGACGAAGCGTTCGGTGCGCAGTACGCCGCTGAACGCCGGTTCGGGCAGGTGTTCGGCATCCTCGCCGGGCTCGCCATCTTCATCGCGTGCCTCGGGCTGTTCGGGCTCGCCGCCTACGCCGTGCAGCAGCGGACGAAGGAGATCGGCATCCGCAAAGTGCTCGGCGCGAGCGCGCAGAACGTCGTCGTCCTCCTCACGAAGGACGTGCTCGCCCTCGTCGGCGTTGCGTTCGTCGTCGCCGTGCCGGTGGTGTGGTTCGGGATGGACCGCTGGCTCGACAGCTTCGCCTACCGCCTCGACCTCGGCGCGCTGCCCTTCGCGCTCGCCGGTGCCGCGGCCCTCGTAATCGCGCTCGCGACGGTCAGCGTCCACACCCTCCGCGCCGCCACGGCCGACCCCGTCCGCTCGCTCCGTCACGAATAA
- a CDS encoding ABC transporter permease, translating to MLKNYLTVALRTLRRNRGFALLNVAGLALGMACVIMIALYVQDERGVDAFHERADRIARIDIDFVTNGEVEPAGNTPGILAPTIAASMPEVEAAVRIMQADRVLRAGGEPFQTDRLFLVDPEVFDVFTFPLRSGDPATALAEPGSIVLTETLAATLFGDAPAHGQTVEWTDRVLTVTGVMADVPRQSHLQFDGLISLATAEDPGWFYGNWFAVMFGTYALLREGVPVNEFEAKLPAFIEAEAGDAMQEEGTGLVLHARPLETLYLTAERGMGTFGNGATLRILALVALFVLLVAAVNFTNLATARSLDRAREVGVRKSLGARRSGLAAQFLAEAVVLSLAATGLAVGLVQLALPAFRELSDKPLTLLDLGAGWIGIVALAGATGLCAGAYPAFVLSGFRPAEVLKGRFASGQRGQALRQGLVVVQFGISVALIAATGIVFSQLRYMQAQDLGMDLGGDATQLLVLPIMGDSTVVRQLPELRARLLTAPGVAGMTASISAPTFGTYAADGTVEAPDGPGDEMSAVIVLTDTSYIGVYGLALVAGRTPEATPPDARREYVLSETAVREAGYASPEAVLGKPAAFWGMEGEVVGVVRDVHIEGLQRAVEPLVLAASDADVIPPNVLTLRVETAGLTATLARLETLWADLVPSRPFTYSFLDEDFAAQYVGEQRFGRLFGVFAGLAIVIACLGLFGLAAHATATRRKEIGVRKVLGASVVQIVALLSRSAVALVGLGVVIAVPVVVLGMSRWLDGFAYRIDVGWLPLALAGGVVLLIALVTVGVHALRAAHADPVKSLRYE from the coding sequence ATGCTGAAGAACTACCTCACCGTTGCGCTCCGCACGCTCCGCCGCAACCGGGGCTTCGCGCTGCTCAACGTCGCCGGGCTCGCACTCGGGATGGCGTGCGTCATCATGATCGCGCTCTACGTCCAGGACGAGCGCGGCGTCGACGCCTTCCACGAGCGCGCCGACCGCATCGCCCGCATCGACATTGACTTCGTAACGAACGGCGAGGTGGAGCCGGCGGGCAACACGCCGGGCATCCTCGCCCCAACGATCGCGGCGTCCATGCCTGAGGTGGAGGCCGCCGTGCGGATCATGCAGGCCGACCGGGTGCTCCGCGCAGGCGGCGAGCCATTCCAGACGGACCGGCTCTTCCTGGTCGACCCCGAGGTGTTCGACGTGTTCACGTTCCCGCTCCGCTCGGGCGACCCGGCGACCGCGCTCGCCGAGCCGGGCAGCATCGTCCTCACCGAGACGCTCGCGGCGACGCTCTTCGGCGATGCGCCCGCCCACGGCCAGACGGTCGAGTGGACCGACCGCGTGCTCACCGTCACAGGCGTCATGGCCGACGTGCCCCGGCAGTCGCACCTCCAGTTCGATGGGCTGATCTCGCTCGCGACGGCCGAGGACCCCGGCTGGTTCTATGGCAACTGGTTCGCGGTCATGTTCGGGACCTACGCGCTGCTCCGCGAGGGCGTCCCCGTGAACGAGTTTGAGGCCAAGCTGCCCGCGTTCATCGAGGCCGAGGCCGGCGACGCCATGCAGGAAGAAGGGACCGGGCTCGTCCTGCACGCGCGGCCCCTCGAAACGCTGTACCTGACCGCCGAGCGGGGGATGGGCACGTTCGGGAACGGCGCGACGCTCCGCATTCTGGCGCTCGTGGCCCTCTTCGTGCTCCTCGTCGCGGCCGTCAACTTCACCAACCTCGCCACGGCGCGCTCGCTGGACCGCGCCCGCGAGGTAGGCGTCCGCAAGTCGCTCGGGGCGAGGCGCAGCGGGCTGGCGGCCCAGTTCCTCGCCGAGGCCGTCGTGCTGAGCCTCGCGGCGACCGGGCTGGCCGTCGGGCTGGTCCAGCTCGCGCTGCCCGCCTTCCGGGAGCTGTCGGATAAGCCGCTGACGCTGCTCGATCTCGGGGCGGGGTGGATCGGGATCGTCGCACTCGCGGGCGCCACCGGGCTGTGTGCCGGGGCGTACCCGGCGTTCGTGCTGAGCGGGTTCCGGCCCGCCGAGGTGCTCAAGGGCCGGTTCGCGTCCGGGCAGCGGGGGCAGGCGCTGCGCCAGGGCCTCGTCGTCGTGCAGTTCGGGATCTCGGTGGCGCTGATCGCGGCGACGGGGATCGTGTTCTCGCAGCTCCGCTACATGCAGGCGCAGGACCTCGGAATGGACCTCGGCGGCGACGCCACACAGCTCCTCGTCCTGCCGATCATGGGCGACTCGACGGTCGTGAGGCAGCTTCCCGAGCTTCGGGCGCGGCTGCTCACCGCGCCGGGCGTCGCCGGGATGACGGCGTCGATCTCGGCCCCTACCTTCGGGACGTACGCCGCCGACGGCACCGTCGAGGCCCCGGACGGGCCGGGCGACGAGATGAGCGCCGTGATCGTCCTCACCGACACGTCCTACATCGGCGTGTACGGGCTGGCCTTGGTGGCGGGGCGCACGCCGGAGGCGACGCCGCCGGACGCCCGGCGCGAGTACGTGCTGAGCGAGACGGCCGTCCGCGAGGCAGGATATGCCTCCCCGGAGGCGGTGCTGGGCAAGCCCGCTGCGTTCTGGGGGATGGAGGGCGAGGTCGTCGGGGTGGTCCGCGACGTCCACATTGAGGGCCTCCAGCGGGCCGTCGAGCCCCTCGTGCTGGCGGCGAGCGACGCCGACGTGATCCCCCCGAACGTGCTCACGCTGCGCGTCGAGACCGCCGGGTTGACCGCGACGCTCGCCCGTCTGGAAACGCTCTGGGCCGACCTCGTGCCCTCGCGCCCCTTCACGTACTCGTTCCTCGACGAGGACTTCGCCGCGCAGTACGTCGGCGAGCAGCGTTTCGGGCGGCTGTTCGGCGTCTTCGCCGGGCTCGCCATCGTGATCGCCTGCCTCGGGCTGTTCGGCCTCGCCGCGCACGCCACCGCCACGCGGCGGAAAGAGATCGGCGTGCGGAAGGTGCTCGGCGCGTCGGTCGTGCAGATCGTGGCCCTGCTCAGCCGGAGCGCCGTCGCCCTCGTCGGCCTCGGCGTCGTGATCGCGGTGCCGGTCGTCGTGCTCGGCATGTCGCGCTGGCTCGACGGCTTCGCCTACCGGATCGACGTCGGCTGGCTCCCACTGGCCCTCGCCGGCGGCGTGGTGCTGCTGATCGCCCTCGTCACCGTCGGCGTCCACGCCCTCCGCGCCGCGCACGCCGACCCCGTGAAGTCGCTCCGGTACGAGTGA
- a CDS encoding ABC transporter ATP-binding protein produces MTNVDITNRQPLIRTENLRKVYTTDEVETTALNNVTVEIKTGDFVAIMGPSGCGKSTLLNILGLLDQPSGGLFVFDGTDVSNYNERKRADLRRGTLGFVFQSFNLIDELTVYENVELPLLYLSLSSAERKERTEAALDRVGMAHRRDHFPQQLSGGQQQRVAIARAVVASPQLILADEPTGNLDSTNGDEVMKLLSELNEAGATIVMVTHSPADAEFAHRVINLFDGHVVSEHFMEKEYALPHTQSE; encoded by the coding sequence ATGACCAACGTTGACATCACCAACCGCCAACCGCTCATCCGGACGGAGAACCTCCGCAAGGTCTACACCACCGACGAGGTCGAGACGACGGCGCTCAACAACGTCACCGTCGAGATCAAGACCGGCGACTTCGTCGCGATCATGGGGCCGTCGGGCTGCGGGAAGTCGACGCTCCTCAACATCCTCGGCCTGCTCGACCAGCCCAGCGGCGGCCTCTTCGTCTTCGACGGCACCGACGTCTCGAACTACAACGAGCGCAAGCGGGCCGACCTCCGGCGCGGCACGCTCGGCTTCGTCTTCCAGAGCTTCAACCTGATCGATGAACTGACGGTGTACGAAAACGTCGAGCTCCCCCTCCTCTACCTCTCGCTCTCGTCGGCCGAGCGGAAGGAGCGGACCGAGGCGGCGCTCGACCGCGTCGGGATGGCGCACCGGCGGGACCACTTCCCGCAGCAGCTCTCCGGCGGCCAGCAGCAGCGCGTCGCGATCGCCCGCGCCGTCGTCGCCAGCCCGCAGCTCATCCTCGCTGACGAGCCGACGGGTAACCTCGACTCGACGAACGGCGACGAGGTGATGAAGCTGCTCTCCGAGCTCAACGAGGCCGGCGCGACGATCGTGATGGTGACGCACTCCCCGGCCGACGCCGAGTTCGCCCACCGCGTGATCAACCTCTTCGACGGGCACGTCGTGAGCGAGCACTTCATGGAGAAGGAGTACGCCCTCCCGCACACGCAGAGCGAGTAG